A DNA window from Flavisolibacter ginsenosidimutans contains the following coding sequences:
- a CDS encoding S8 family serine peptidase, with translation MKDNRLLLFVLLLFPTSLFAQDIFLRTGAVTPKANVRKEAVDSFNASAKRSAGQSFAVIQFDRIPSADEQKLLAAAGITLLDYLPQNAYTVSIKGDVSLRALQAAKAKAFFQLSAQQKMQEYFAKGLIPSWAVKVAGTVDVWISFPKTIDANFVIAELKSRNVDIVSEEHKAYNILAVRIAQNRLSEMALLPFVDYLQPAPPAAQPLNYNSRTLSRATVLNASAANGGKGLNGEGITVGVGDNAEAVQDHVDFSKRLISRNFKTESGHGVHTTGTVAGAGNVDERYRGYAPKATVISQYYNGILDNAATYVNDYGMVVTNNSYGNIIECGYHGTYDLYSRMMDQQAFDLPNLLNVFAAGNSGRDACAPYPQGFHTVLGGYQSAKNVVSVGQSTDSGGISSFSSQGPVKDGRLKPEIMAMGEGVASTVPTNGYGVMSGSSMAAPAVTGGLALLYQRYRQLNGGANPKNGLMKALLCNGAMDVGKAGPDFKYGFGSENLLRSVEGLEATHYFINNSVNAGTTTHTVTVPANTAQLKVLLYWNDLPASLISNKNLVNDLDLEVTTPSSAVVLPQILDTAIAHLNDAATTGADHVNNIEQVLINNPAAGTYTFTVKGTTVTNAQQEYFLVWDAVPTGLKMTAPAGGQALTPGENTKISWDAYGLTGTATLEFSSDGGSTWSTIDAGVDVNRIVYTWTVPSVATSNALIRITKNGSGETTTSNAFTIIGQPVMNLSSVQCEGYIAASWNTVAGATDYEAMILRGDEMKPVATTTATSYTFSGLSKDSTYWITVRARLNGVAGRRAYAISRQPNNGTCAGTISDNDLKVDAVLAPTSGRLFTSTQLSAAQPISIRIKNLDDAAINNFTVSYSINGNSVTENVATIAAGATLDYTFATKADLSAPASYTLIASVKNTADVVSANDSMTVIVKQIDNQPLNLFTPFVDNFETATPAAYLQDTTGLGGIERYDFNRTTPYGRARTFVNTGIAYSGSKAITLDADRNYSGGNVSYLLGTFNLNNYSTVSNDIRLDFQYLNHSQLLNAANRVWVRGSDTQPWLEVYKLDSAAQPAGTYKKSGSIELSNFLADNGQSFTPSFGVRWGQWGQYQTTDRQYAAGYTFDDVRLYEVFNDVQLAKIDSPLVNSCGLTAVTQLKITVRNASNTTLTNVPVYYRINGGAPVMETIASIGAKASLQYTFTSLPDFSQLGMNTLQVYVAYDPDTFKENDTATITVYNEPVVNSFPYLQNFESNNGFFYAGGKNSSWEYGTPASNKINRAASGAKAWKTRLSGSYNDNELSYLYSPCFDISGLSSPTLSFSVALDLEDCGSSLCDGAWVEYSSDGITWTKLGTAGTGTNWYNKSANQLWSVQNYTYWHVATQALPTGLSRLRLRFVMASDAGVGRDGIAVDDIHIYDNTQGIYDGATMTTAITQNIDGNNWVDFTSGGKLVASVQPNNAVLGTTDVQAYINIGAVRSSNNQYYHDRNITVKPASNSLPDSVTIRFYFLDSEMEALHNASGCGYCVKPQSAYELGVSKYTDADKSKENGTIADNNNGTWLFIPSAQVTKVPFDKGYYAEFKVAGFSEFWLNNGGLNNLTPLPVKLIDFTASKQAANVLLKWTVANENNVLRYEIEVAKGGGALSTNSFVKIGEAPASGNSALELYSFTDGETSKLGARYYRLKMVDANGSFRYSGIRAVVFGDAAVWQVYPNPSTGRFNLMYQLNDGETLVAKLYDAKGVLVKEYRSTGNGFLQKLSVDVSANNYASGLYLLRVEAGAEKQSFKLYKQ, from the coding sequence ATGAAAGACAACCGCCTGCTGCTCTTTGTGCTGCTTCTTTTTCCGACTTCTCTTTTTGCACAAGATATTTTTCTGCGCACAGGTGCTGTTACACCCAAAGCCAACGTTCGCAAGGAGGCCGTTGATTCTTTCAATGCATCAGCCAAGCGTAGCGCCGGACAAAGTTTTGCGGTGATCCAATTCGACCGCATTCCTTCTGCCGATGAACAAAAGCTTTTGGCGGCAGCCGGCATCACCTTGCTAGATTATCTTCCGCAAAATGCGTACACCGTTAGCATTAAAGGCGATGTGTCCTTGCGTGCCTTGCAAGCGGCAAAAGCAAAGGCTTTCTTTCAACTTTCTGCGCAACAAAAAATGCAGGAGTATTTTGCCAAAGGACTGATTCCATCCTGGGCTGTAAAAGTCGCGGGCACGGTTGACGTTTGGATTTCGTTTCCGAAAACAATTGACGCAAACTTTGTAATTGCAGAATTAAAAAGCCGCAACGTTGACATTGTTTCCGAAGAACATAAAGCTTACAACATTCTTGCGGTGCGCATCGCCCAAAACCGCCTTTCCGAAATGGCTTTGCTGCCTTTTGTTGACTACCTGCAACCTGCGCCACCCGCTGCCCAACCGTTGAACTACAACAGCCGTACACTTTCAAGAGCAACGGTGCTCAATGCTTCAGCAGCCAACGGAGGCAAGGGATTGAACGGCGAAGGCATTACCGTAGGCGTTGGCGATAACGCCGAAGCTGTACAAGATCATGTTGATTTTTCGAAACGTTTAATCAGCCGCAACTTTAAAACAGAGTCGGGCCACGGCGTACACACGACCGGCACGGTTGCCGGTGCGGGCAATGTTGACGAACGTTACCGCGGCTATGCGCCCAAAGCCACCGTTATCAGCCAATACTACAACGGCATTTTAGACAACGCCGCCACATACGTGAACGATTACGGCATGGTCGTCACCAACAATTCTTACGGCAACATCATTGAGTGCGGCTATCACGGCACTTATGATTTGTACAGCCGCATGATGGACCAACAAGCTTTTGATTTGCCAAATCTTTTGAACGTGTTTGCGGCCGGCAACAGCGGCCGCGATGCCTGTGCACCCTACCCGCAAGGTTTTCATACAGTGCTCGGCGGCTATCAATCGGCAAAAAACGTCGTGTCCGTTGGCCAATCCACAGACTCAGGCGGCATCTCTTCGTTTTCGAGCCAAGGGCCGGTGAAAGACGGCCGTTTAAAGCCGGAGATCATGGCAATGGGCGAAGGCGTTGCCTCCACCGTTCCAACCAACGGTTATGGTGTAATGAGTGGCAGCAGCATGGCCGCACCGGCCGTAACCGGCGGACTGGCTTTGTTGTACCAACGCTATCGCCAACTGAACGGCGGCGCCAATCCAAAAAACGGTTTAATGAAAGCCCTGCTTTGCAACGGTGCAATGGACGTTGGCAAGGCTGGCCCCGATTTCAAATACGGCTTTGGTAGCGAGAATCTGCTGCGCAGCGTGGAAGGGCTTGAAGCAACGCATTACTTCATCAACAACAGTGTGAACGCGGGCACCACAACGCATACCGTTACCGTTCCCGCAAACACGGCGCAATTGAAAGTGCTTTTGTATTGGAACGATCTGCCGGCATCACTTATCAGCAACAAAAACCTGGTGAACGATTTAGACCTTGAAGTCACCACGCCTTCATCGGCCGTTGTGCTGCCGCAAATTTTGGATACCGCGATAGCGCATTTAAATGACGCGGCCACTACCGGCGCCGATCACGTGAACAACATCGAACAAGTATTGATCAACAATCCGGCGGCAGGCACTTATACTTTCACCGTAAAAGGCACAACGGTAACCAACGCACAACAGGAATATTTTTTGGTGTGGGATGCGGTGCCAACCGGTTTGAAGATGACCGCACCCGCAGGCGGACAAGCCCTGACGCCGGGTGAAAACACCAAAATTAGTTGGGACGCTTATGGCTTAACCGGCACGGCCACGCTGGAATTTTCATCCGATGGGGGAAGCACGTGGTCAACGATTGATGCAGGCGTGGACGTGAACCGCATTGTTTACACCTGGACCGTTCCATCCGTTGCGACAAGCAATGCATTAATAAGAATCACGAAGAACGGCAGCGGCGAAACCACAACGTCAAATGCGTTTACCATCATCGGCCAACCGGTGATGAATTTATCGTCGGTGCAATGCGAGGGCTACATCGCAGCAAGCTGGAACACCGTTGCCGGCGCAACAGATTACGAAGCAATGATCTTGCGCGGCGATGAAATGAAACCCGTTGCGACAACGACGGCTACATCTTACACCTTCAGCGGTCTTTCAAAAGATAGCACTTACTGGATTACGGTAAGAGCAAGACTGAACGGCGTTGCCGGCAGAAGAGCTTACGCCATCTCTCGCCAACCAAATAACGGCACCTGTGCCGGAACCATTTCGGACAATGACCTGAAAGTAGATGCCGTGCTTGCACCAACCAGTGGACGATTGTTTACATCAACGCAGTTAAGCGCAGCGCAGCCAATAAGCATCCGAATAAAAAATTTAGACGACGCAGCGATCAACAACTTCACGGTTTCCTATTCAATTAACGGGAACAGCGTCACGGAAAACGTTGCAACGATTGCTGCCGGCGCTACGCTTGATTACACCTTTGCAACAAAAGCTGATTTATCCGCACCGGCTTCTTATACCTTAATCGCATCAGTGAAAAACACAGCAGACGTTGTAAGCGCAAACGATTCGATGACGGTTATTGTAAAACAAATAGACAACCAGCCGCTCAATCTTTTCACGCCTTTTGTTGACAATTTTGAAACGGCAACTCCCGCCGCATATTTGCAAGACACGACCGGCCTTGGCGGCATTGAACGGTATGATTTCAACCGCACCACACCGTACGGACGTGCACGAACTTTTGTCAATACGGGCATTGCTTATTCGGGTTCAAAAGCCATTACATTGGATGCTGACCGCAACTATTCAGGGGGCAACGTTTCTTATCTGCTTGGCACTTTTAATTTGAACAATTACAGCACGGTCTCTAACGATATCCGGCTGGATTTTCAATACCTCAATCACAGCCAGCTACTCAACGCAGCCAACCGCGTTTGGGTTCGCGGCAGCGATACGCAACCCTGGCTTGAGGTGTACAAACTCGATTCGGCTGCGCAACCTGCAGGCACCTATAAAAAATCAGGCAGCATCGAGCTTTCAAACTTTTTAGCCGACAACGGCCAAAGCTTTACACCCAGCTTTGGCGTACGTTGGGGCCAATGGGGACAGTATCAAACAACCGACCGGCAATACGCTGCGGGCTACACCTTTGACGACGTTCGTTTGTACGAAGTTTTTAACGACGTGCAGCTGGCAAAAATTGACAGCCCGCTTGTGAACAGTTGCGGTCTGACCGCAGTTACACAATTAAAGATTACCGTTCGAAACGCATCTAACACGACGCTAACCAATGTGCCGGTTTATTACCGCATCAATGGCGGCGCACCGGTAATGGAAACCATCGCTTCCATTGGCGCAAAAGCATCGCTGCAATACACCTTTACCTCATTGCCCGATTTCTCGCAGCTTGGTATGAATACGCTGCAAGTTTATGTGGCATACGATCCCGATACCTTCAAAGAAAACGATACGGCAACGATCACCGTTTACAACGAGCCTGTCGTTAATTCTTTTCCTTACCTCCAAAATTTTGAAAGCAACAACGGCTTCTTTTATGCCGGCGGCAAGAACAGCAGTTGGGAATACGGCACACCGGCAAGCAACAAAATCAACCGCGCTGCTTCCGGCGCAAAGGCCTGGAAAACGCGATTGAGCGGAAGCTACAACGACAACGAACTTTCTTATCTCTATTCGCCTTGTTTTGACATAAGCGGACTTTCGTCGCCAACGTTAAGCTTTAGTGTTGCGCTTGATTTGGAGGATTGCGGCAGCAGTTTGTGCGACGGTGCCTGGGTTGAATATTCAAGCGACGGCATAACGTGGACGAAGTTGGGAACAGCGGGTACGGGCACCAATTGGTATAACAAAAGTGCAAACCAGTTGTGGAGCGTTCAGAATTACACTTACTGGCATGTGGCCACGCAAGCCTTGCCCACCGGGCTTTCGCGTTTGCGGCTGCGTTTTGTGATGGCCTCTGATGCCGGCGTGGGCCGCGATGGTATTGCCGTTGACGACATTCACATTTACGACAACACGCAAGGCATTTACGACGGCGCAACGATGACCACAGCAATTACACAAAATATTGATGGAAACAACTGGGTTGATTTTACAAGCGGCGGAAAACTTGTTGCGTCTGTTCAGCCGAACAACGCAGTGTTGGGCACAACTGATGTGCAGGCCTACATCAATATTGGCGCGGTTCGATCTTCAAACAATCAATATTACCACGACCGCAACATCACCGTCAAGCCTGCAAGCAATTCTTTGCCGGATTCCGTGACAATACGTTTTTATTTTCTCGACAGCGAAATGGAAGCGTTGCATAACGCGTCGGGTTGCGGCTATTGCGTAAAACCGCAAAGCGCTTATGAACTTGGCGTTTCGAAATACACCGATGCAGATAAGAGTAAAGAGAACGGAACGATTGCCGACAACAACAACGGAACCTGGTTGTTCATTCCGTCTGCGCAAGTAACCAAAGTGCCGTTTGACAAAGGCTATTATGCCGAATTTAAGGTTGCGGGCTTTTCAGAATTCTGGTTAAACAACGGCGGCTTGAACAACCTCACGCCTTTGCCCGTGAAATTGATTGATTTTACCGCAAGCAAACAAGCGGCGAACGTTCTTTTGAAATGGACGGTGGCAAATGAAAACAATGTCTTGCGTTACGAAATAGAAGTGGCCAAAGGCGGTGGCGCACTAAGCACAAACAGCTTTGTAAAAATTGGTGAAGCGCCTGCTTCGGGTAACAGCGCATTAGAGCTCTATAGCTTTACCGACGGCGAAACGTCTAAGCTTGGCGCACGGTATTACCGGTTGAAGATGGTGGATGCGAACGGCAGCTTTCGCTATTCGGGTATCCGCGCTGTGGTGTTTGGCGATGCAGCGGTTTGGCAGGTTTATCCCAACCCTTCGACGGGCCGTTTTAACCTGATGTATCAATTGAATGATGGCGAAACGCTGGTGGCAAAGTTGTATGATGCAAAAGGTGTTTTGGTGAAGGAATACCGCAGCACCGGCAACGGTTTTCTACAAAAGCTCAGCGTTGACGTAAGTGCAAATAATTATGCCAGCGGACTCTATCTTTTACGGGTAGAAGCCGGAGCGGAAAAACAATCCTTCAAGCTATACAAGCAATAG